A single region of the Gephyromycinifex aptenodytis genome encodes:
- a CDS encoding acyl-CoA thioesterase, with amino-acid sequence MDAPLPMRFHSRKWVKPEDLNANGTLFGGSLLRWIDEEAAIYAILQLGNERCVTKYMSEINFVSSAWQGDLIELGLAPTRFGRTSLTLECRVRNMVTRSTIIEIEEIVMVGLDAEGAPMPHGYTTVTFERDRLPQRHAPIPRPPVSVRDLPSRPLNDLG; translated from the coding sequence ATGGATGCCCCCCTACCCATGCGTTTCCACTCCCGTAAGTGGGTCAAACCCGAGGACCTCAACGCCAACGGCACCTTGTTCGGGGGCAGCCTGCTGAGGTGGATCGATGAGGAGGCTGCGATCTACGCCATCCTGCAGCTGGGCAACGAACGGTGCGTCACCAAATACATGTCGGAGATCAACTTCGTCTCTTCGGCCTGGCAGGGCGATCTCATCGAGCTCGGACTGGCACCCACCCGTTTCGGACGGACATCGCTGACGCTGGAGTGCCGAGTGCGCAACATGGTCACCCGCAGCACGATCATCGAGATCGAGGAGATCGTCATGGTCGGTCTGGATGCCGAAGGTGCTCCGATGCCGCACGGCTACACCACGGTGACCTTCGAACGCGACCGTCTCCCGCAGCGTCACGCTCCTATCCCCCGGCCGCCGGTGAGCGTCCGCGACCTGCCGAGTCGCCCGCTGAATGACCTCGGCTGA